One window from the genome of Bacillus weihaiensis encodes:
- a CDS encoding CobW family GTP-binding protein: MEKIPVYILSGFLGSGKTTLLKQLLHTCSEKNINPAVLMNEIGKTDTDGESISTMLKNSHLEKLLDGCMCCNKKDEVTDYLKALLSRKPEVIFIELTGVADPEEVVDSLTEPDLLPLLYLEKVITIVDAENVLAYHSVFESDRELVRTTKKQINVADYLIINKADLVSEDKKKKVEKLVRKENATSPRIYTTFSRVDVNDIFFRKRWGGKREALTRKEEINYKKNTSHSFSRIKSISLPLTTQTTTKQIEKFIKRWKPHLLRAKGYLSVKEGIYLMQCVMNRVNWEPSTYNGQCYIVVIGVNLNTKEIKEEWEKNFEIPVNAEK, translated from the coding sequence ATGGAAAAAATACCAGTCTATATCTTAAGTGGTTTTCTAGGGAGTGGAAAAACAACTCTGTTAAAGCAATTACTACATACATGCAGTGAAAAGAATATTAACCCAGCAGTGTTAATGAATGAAATTGGAAAGACTGATACAGATGGAGAAAGTATATCAACAATGTTAAAGAATAGTCACCTAGAAAAATTACTAGATGGGTGTATGTGCTGTAATAAAAAGGATGAGGTAACAGATTATCTAAAGGCACTTCTTAGCCGTAAGCCAGAAGTTATCTTTATTGAGTTAACAGGGGTGGCGGATCCAGAAGAGGTTGTGGATTCTTTAACTGAGCCCGATCTTCTCCCTCTTCTTTATTTGGAAAAAGTTATAACCATTGTAGATGCGGAAAATGTGCTTGCTTATCATAGTGTGTTTGAGTCAGACCGTGAACTTGTCAGAACAACAAAAAAGCAAATAAATGTGGCTGATTATCTCATTATTAATAAAGCCGATTTAGTTTCGGAGGATAAAAAGAAAAAGGTCGAAAAGCTTGTAAGAAAAGAAAATGCAACATCACCTAGGATTTATACAACTTTTAGTAGAGTAGATGTAAACGATATATTCTTTCGTAAAAGGTGGGGAGGTAAGAGAGAGGCATTAACAAGAAAAGAAGAGATAAACTATAAAAAGAACACAAGCCACTCCTTCTCCCGAATTAAAAGCATTTCTCTTCCGCTTACAACACAAACAACTACAAAGCAAATCGAGAAATTTATAAAAAGATGGAAACCTCATTTACTGCGGGCAAAGGGATACCTTTCTGTTAAAGAAGGTATATATTTGATGCAATGTGTAATGAATCGAGTGAATTGGGAACCTTCAACATACAATGGTCAATGTTATATAGTCGTGATTGGAGTCAATCTTAATACAAAAGAAATCAAAGAAGAATGGGAAAAAAATTTTGAAATACCAGTGAATGCTGAAAAATAA
- a CDS encoding metal ABC transporter solute-binding protein, Zn/Mn family, with the protein MKTKSLVTSILTISLLLSACGKQENQSTSTVESNNESTRKIEVYTTIFPLEDFTRKIGGDEINVTSVYPPNVDAHTYEPTVKTMKNIADSDLFIFTGAGIEGFAEKAEETLEKEDVNILRAAEGIELLEHSDGEDHASHEDEHADEDDHASHEDEHADEEDHASHKDEHTDEEDHASHEDEHTDEEAHHHDHGDQDPHVWLDPIRSIELAENIKDALIEIKPESKDTFEENFTKLKADLTNLDQSFQETINKSKTKHILVSHAAYGYWQDRYGLEQIAIAGLSPSQEPSQQQLTEIIKESKEHHLHYVLFEQNVQSNVAKVIQEEIGAESLTLHNLESVTEEDIENNEDYFSIMERNIETLQTVLNE; encoded by the coding sequence ATGAAAACTAAATCTTTAGTAACCTCAATACTGACTATAAGTCTTTTACTATCAGCATGCGGAAAGCAAGAAAATCAATCAACAAGTACGGTAGAAAGCAACAATGAGAGTACTAGGAAAATAGAGGTTTACACAACCATTTTCCCATTAGAGGATTTCACGAGAAAAATCGGTGGCGACGAGATAAATGTCACTAGCGTTTACCCTCCAAATGTTGATGCTCATACATATGAACCAACAGTTAAAACAATGAAAAATATTGCAGACTCAGATCTTTTTATCTTTACTGGCGCCGGCATAGAAGGGTTTGCCGAAAAAGCAGAAGAAACGTTAGAGAAAGAAGACGTGAATATATTAAGAGCAGCAGAAGGTATTGAACTCCTCGAACACTCTGACGGAGAAGATCATGCTTCACATGAGGATGAACATGCAGACGAAGATGACCATGCTTCTCATGAAGATGAACATGCAGATGAAGAGGACCATGCTTCTCATAAAGATGAACATACAGATGAAGAGGACCATGCTTCTCATGAAGATGAACATACAGATGAAGAGGCGCACCATCATGATCATGGAGATCAAGATCCACATGTATGGCTTGACCCAATCCGCTCGATCGAACTAGCTGAAAACATTAAAGATGCACTAATAGAAATAAAACCTGAATCAAAGGATACATTTGAGGAAAATTTCACAAAATTAAAAGCAGATTTAACCAATTTAGATCAATCTTTCCAAGAAACAATTAATAAATCAAAAACAAAACACATCTTAGTTTCTCATGCTGCATACGGATATTGGCAGGATCGATATGGTCTTGAACAAATTGCAATAGCAGGTCTTTCTCCTTCTCAGGAGCCTAGTCAACAACAACTTACAGAAATTATTAAAGAATCCAAAGAACATCATTTACACTATGTCTTATTTGAACAAAACGTACAATCTAACGTAGCTAAAGTAATCCAAGAAGAAATAGGTGCCGAGTCACTTACTCTTCATAATCTTGAATCCGTTACAGAAGAAGATATAGAAAATAATGAAGACTATTTCAGTATTATGGAGAGAAATATTGAGACACTTCAGACTGTTTTAAATGAATAA